From the Solibacillus sp. FSL R5-0449 genome, one window contains:
- a CDS encoding S41 family peptidase → MLKKHLSAMLFFIMCLAVPLTVLGAPLDEAKQIVKQNYVGNVSGDINRATSLEQLAEMLDPYSAYFTPEEFDEFINGVDLTTVGIGVVIEKVESGIQISELIDGGSAKNAGLKVGDIITEIDGKPVADLTIDQASSRIKGAANTTVSITVTREDGTVLTKKLTRKSFSLPNVETKLLYGNTGYISLNSFSNDTASLVSKAIRDLKNKGAKSFIFDLQNNGGGYVTAAEQLIGMFPNATYAYKLKEASGTSIVRSMKQSTTFPENTKMLVNRYSASSSEMTAAALADQKAVTLYGETTYGKGSMQAFYELEDGSFLKLTVGHFYGPNDTKINEVGVKPHIKTVSEPLYKAHYDIIASNLKNYKELAVLKKVPLNKTFTIKFSAKLAKELDTSSVELVELGADTVKTTYKLSGQQLVVTPEKELTAGKEYALIVHPKVKNEKGKNLKSGIYLHVTTKQ, encoded by the coding sequence ATGCTAAAAAAACATTTATCAGCAATGCTGTTTTTCATCATGTGCCTGGCTGTACCTTTAACAGTACTAGGTGCTCCTTTAGATGAGGCAAAACAGATTGTTAAGCAAAACTATGTAGGGAATGTTAGCGGCGACATCAATCGTGCCACAAGCCTTGAGCAACTGGCAGAAATGCTCGATCCCTATTCTGCTTATTTTACGCCGGAAGAATTCGATGAGTTTATTAATGGTGTGGACCTTACGACTGTAGGTATCGGTGTCGTCATTGAGAAAGTAGAAAGCGGTATTCAAATTTCCGAACTGATTGATGGTGGCAGTGCAAAAAATGCAGGTTTAAAAGTTGGCGATATCATCACAGAGATCGATGGGAAACCTGTTGCTGATCTAACTATCGACCAGGCTTCTTCCCGTATAAAGGGAGCGGCAAATACAACAGTCTCAATTACGGTTACACGTGAAGACGGCACTGTTTTAACGAAAAAATTAACACGTAAATCTTTCTCTCTTCCTAATGTGGAAACAAAGCTTTTGTACGGAAATACGGGCTATATTTCATTGAATTCATTTTCAAATGATACGGCAAGCCTTGTATCAAAAGCAATTCGCGATTTGAAAAATAAAGGGGCAAAATCATTTATTTTCGATTTGCAAAATAACGGAGGGGGCTATGTTACAGCAGCAGAACAGCTTATCGGAATGTTTCCGAACGCCACCTATGCTTACAAGCTGAAGGAAGCTTCGGGGACATCTATTGTACGTTCGATGAAGCAATCAACAACATTCCCTGAAAATACGAAAATGCTAGTAAATAGATATAGTGCAAGTTCATCGGAAATGACTGCAGCAGCACTTGCCGATCAAAAAGCAGTTACGCTTTACGGGGAAACAACTTATGGTAAAGGCTCTATGCAGGCATTTTATGAGCTTGAAGATGGCAGTTTCCTAAAATTAACAGTAGGTCATTTTTATGGTCCAAACGACACGAAAATAAATGAAGTCGGGGTTAAACCTCATATTAAAACAGTAAGTGAACCGCTCTATAAAGCACATTACGACATAATCGCTTCAAACTTGAAAAACTATAAAGAACTTGCTGTATTAAAGAAAGTTCCATTAAACAAAACTTTCACAATCAAGTTTTCCGCTAAACTGGCGAAAGAGCTAGATACTTCTTCCGTTGAATTAGTGGAGCTAGGCGCAGATACTGTAAAAACAACGTACAAATTATCGGGTCAACAGCTCGTTGTGACACCAGAAAAAGAGTTAACGGCCGGCAAAGAGTATGCACTGATCGTTCATCCTAAAGTTAAAAACGAAAAAGGCAAAAATTTAAAATCCGGTATTTAT